One Dehalococcoidales bacterium genomic region harbors:
- a CDS encoding DUF362 domain-containing protein codes for MTASPNSLVIIEPVSTDLRQKVEKIMEVLAPKTFAGATVLVKPNMVGPSAPELGHTTHPELVQAVVRACLDRNAKVIVGDNPGGITRNSRNVAAATGILDASEGCYTSISERVVERIGIETGYKLVVSGAVLEADYIINLPVFKTHLGMIVTGALKNTYGYVAGACKARLHLQARSNEVFAKAVCDVFQVRPPDLHIMDAITAIEGNGPCHGGQLRKVGKLLSSTDALALDAVMARMMGVDPGRLPVQEQARVRGLGTLEEKEIDVRGQFEVIPNFRMPVTFAPQPDREGADELKGLYPGGMMKGRVTSKPVYLEDLCVKCGDCVVNCPAEALTLEPEFNISDECIACFCCVELCPEGALEVPDIEAFRHY; via the coding sequence ATGACAGCTAGCCCGAATTCCCTGGTGATTATCGAACCCGTAAGTACCGACCTGCGGCAGAAGGTGGAGAAGATTATGGAAGTCCTCGCCCCGAAGACCTTCGCCGGTGCCACGGTGCTGGTCAAGCCTAACATGGTGGGGCCCTCAGCACCGGAACTGGGCCACACCACCCATCCCGAGCTGGTGCAGGCTGTAGTACGTGCCTGTCTGGACCGCAATGCGAAGGTTATAGTAGGTGATAACCCGGGAGGTATCACCCGTAACTCCCGCAACGTGGCTGCCGCCACCGGGATCCTGGATGCTTCGGAAGGATGTTATACTTCTATCTCGGAACGTGTGGTAGAGAGAATCGGCATTGAGACCGGCTATAAACTGGTTGTCTCCGGGGCGGTGCTGGAAGCGGACTATATTATCAACCTGCCGGTATTCAAGACCCATCTCGGTATGATAGTGACCGGTGCGCTGAAGAACACCTATGGCTACGTGGCGGGAGCCTGCAAGGCCCGCCTTCATCTCCAGGCCCGGAGCAACGAGGTATTTGCTAAGGCGGTATGCGATGTCTTCCAGGTACGGCCGCCGGACCTACACATCATGGATGCGATAACCGCTATCGAAGGAAATGGCCCGTGTCATGGCGGTCAACTGCGCAAGGTGGGTAAGCTTCTGTCCAGCACCGATGCACTGGCGTTGGATGCTGTCATGGCACGTATGATGGGAGTGGACCCCGGTCGACTTCCGGTGCAGGAGCAGGCCCGGGTCCGGGGTCTGGGAACACTGGAGGAGAAAGAGATAGATGTCCGGGGACAGTTTGAGGTTATTCCCAATTTCAGAATGCCGGTGACGTTTGCACCACAACCTGACCGGGAGGGCGCGGACGAACTGAAGGGCCTCTATCCGGGAGGCATGATGAAGGGCCGGGTCACGTCGAAACCGGTGTACCTTGAAGACTTGTGTGTCAAATGCGGGGACTGCGTGGTGAACTGCCCCGCCGAGGCCCTCACTCTGGAACCGGAGTTCAACATCAGCGATGAGTGCATCGCCTGCTTCTGCTGCGTGGAGTTGTGCCCCGAGGGAGCCTTGGAAGTACCGGATATCGAGGCTTTCCGTCACTATTAG